One Faecalispora anaeroviscerum genomic window carries:
- a CDS encoding transporter substrate-binding domain-containing protein → MKKALSALLLVCAMGFSMGGCSGVSSSSSSPTDPSWNTIRSKDTLVVGVEENFEPLSFYDKDGNLTGFAVESAREVAKELGVAVEFKTLSPSKSQQALSDEDIDCFWSSYSKPTQQSESANLTFGYMKSNQVVFALADGPLNNLADLKGQRVGVKDGSGGQQAVEASTAFKSCLAQLGTYQDYAEAKSSLDSKKISAVIMDEVSAEYYLKQAPQQYRILGQTGSEPAETLETGNYSVAFRKADESLTVKVQEALNELSEDGTISKLSKKWFGTDLSAASSTL, encoded by the coding sequence ATGAAAAAAGCACTTTCAGCGCTGTTGCTGGTGTGTGCGATGGGATTTTCCATGGGAGGCTGTTCCGGAGTGAGTTCGAGTTCCTCCTCTCCCACGGATCCGTCCTGGAATACAATACGGTCTAAAGACACATTGGTAGTAGGTGTGGAAGAAAATTTTGAGCCGCTGTCTTTTTACGACAAAGACGGCAACCTGACGGGATTCGCTGTGGAAAGCGCCCGCGAGGTGGCAAAAGAGCTTGGTGTTGCGGTTGAGTTTAAAACGCTCTCCCCTTCCAAATCTCAGCAGGCTTTAAGCGATGAAGACATTGACTGCTTCTGGAGCAGTTACAGTAAGCCCACCCAGCAGAGCGAATCTGCAAACCTGACGTTTGGCTACATGAAGAGTAATCAGGTTGTGTTCGCACTGGCCGATGGCCCGCTGAACAATCTGGCTGATTTAAAGGGCCAGCGGGTTGGTGTAAAGGATGGCTCCGGCGGCCAGCAGGCCGTAGAAGCTTCCACCGCATTCAAGAGCTGCCTGGCGCAGCTGGGCACGTATCAGGATTACGCCGAGGCGAAAAGCTCTCTAGACAGCAAAAAAATCAGCGCGGTAATTATGGACGAGGTTTCCGCGGAGTATTATCTCAAGCAAGCACCTCAGCAATACCGCATTTTGGGACAAACTGGGTCTGAACCGGCTGAAACGCTCGAAACGGGAAACTATTCCGTGGCCTTCCGAAAAGCGGATGAGAGCCTGACGGTAAAGGTTCAGGAGGCACTCAACGAGCTGTCTGAAGATGGCACGATTTCAAAGCTTTCAAAAAAATGGTTTGGAACAGATTTATCTGCCGCTTCTTCAACCTTATAA